The stretch of DNA GAGAGTCTCGCTTTTTTGATAATAAAAAGTCGATGCCTTTGCAGGTATCATTAGCTTTTCCTTCCCCCAATAAACTTTCTAACCAACTAGATTCATCGATATATCAGAATAAATCCATTATATAGCAATTAGAGACTAATCAGAGCGAATAATCAGAAAATACCCCTTAACATTCAAATGCCCACTTGAATAAAATAGGAAATTGGATACAATATATTCAAGGGAATATTTGAATGAATGGAGTGATTAATCTGAGTAAGAAAGATACCTGTGAGGTTTATTGTTATGACAAACAAAAGGTCAGCCGTATTCAAGAAGACCTGAAGACAGTCGATATCCTCCATGCGGCTCAAATGTTAAAAGCTATTGCTGACGAAAACCGAGCTAAAATCACTTATATATTGGGTCAAGATGATGAACTTTGCGTTTGTGATATCGCTAATGTGTTGGGTATTACTGTTGCCAATGCTTCCCATCATTTGAGAACCCTTCATAAGCAAGGGATTGTCAAATATAGAAAAGAAGGCAAGTTGGCTTTCTATTCCTTAGACGATGATCATATCAAACAAATTATGGATATAGCTCTTGTTCATCAAAACGAGGTGAAGGTCGGTGTCTAAAGGGAATATTGGATCATCCGAGGAAGAGGCAATGAAAGCATACCGTGTACAAGGACTCTCTTGCTCCAATTGTGCAGCTAAATTTGAACGCAACGTCAAAGAGCTGCCAGGTGTTCAAGATGCAAAAATAAACTTTGGTGCGGCAAAAATCTACGTTAACGGTGATACAACAGTTGAGGATTTAGAGAAGGCCGGAGCTTTTGAGAACCTGAAGATCCGGGAAGAGAGAGAAAAGAAAATTGAACGCCCTCCTTTTTGGAAACAAAAAGAAAACATCAGCGTTTATATTTCAGCTTTGCTCGTCCTATTAAGTTGGGGCTTGCGTACGCAATACAGCGAAGAACATATTATACCGACAGTTGGTTATGCAGCAGCTA from Terribacillus sp. FSL K6-0262 encodes:
- a CDS encoding metalloregulator ArsR/SmtB family transcription factor, producing the protein MSKKDTCEVYCYDKQKVSRIQEDLKTVDILHAAQMLKAIADENRAKITYILGQDDELCVCDIANVLGITVANASHHLRTLHKQGIVKYRKEGKLAFYSLDDDHIKQIMDIALVHQNEVKVGV